Below is a genomic region from candidate division TA06 bacterium.
AGGCGGTTATCAGAAATAGCCACCTCATTGCACGAAACTGTTATTACCCAAAAAGAGATAGACAAACATTACGATAAAATAGAAACGAAAACGATTTAATATGAACTGGAAAATCTTTGGCGCCGCTTTCGTCACCCTGTTTCTGGCCGAGCTGGGAGACAAGACCCAGCTGGCCGTGATCACCATGACCGCCGAGTCCAGAAGCTGGCTCTCGGTCTTCCTGGGGGGCAGCCTGGCCCTGGTCTGCGTGACCCTGATCGGGGCGCTGTTCGGGCAGGCCATCATCAAGGTCATTCCGCAGAACATCCTGCATTACATCGCCGGGGGGCTGTTCATAGTCATGGGCATCCTGGCCATACTGGGGAAACTATAAACCTGCCACAAAGGCACCAAGGCACCAAGCCAAATCGTGAATTGTAAATTGTGAATTGTGAATAGTTATTTTGTCTTAGTGCCTTGGTGGTAAAGAAATAATATAGGAGATATATGAAGTTTGCAGCCAAGATGGAGAAACTCAAAGTCGAGACCGCTTTCGAGATGATGGCCAAAGCCAAGAAACTGGAGGCCGAGGGCAAGAAGATCATCCACCTGGAGATCGGCGAGCCGGATTTCGACACTCCCAAGAACATCAAAGAGGCCGCCAAGAAGGCCCTGGACGCCGGCCAGACCCACTACGGGCCCTCGGCCGGCCTGCCCGAGCACCGCAAGGCCATCGCCGAGTATTATTCCAAACGGATCGGCATCCCATACGGGCCGGAGCACGTGGTGGTGACCCCGGGCGCCAAGCCCATCATGTCCTTCGCCATCACCGCGCTATTGGAAGAGGGCGACGAGTGCCTGGTGCCGGACCCCGGCTTTCCCATCTACCAGTCCATGGTCAAGTTCAATGGCGGAGTGCCGATACCCCTGCCGCTGCGGGAGGAGAACGATTTCCGGCTGGACGTCAAGGAGCTGAGGTCCAAGATCACCAAGAAGACCAGGCTGATCATCCTGAATTCGCCGCACAATCCCACCGGCGGCATTTTGACCAGGGACGACCTGAAGGCGGTGGCCGACATCTCGGTCAACAGCGACATCCCGGTGCTGTCCGATGAGATCTACGACCGGATGATCTACGACGGCAAGTTCGTAAGCATCGCCCAGTTCGACGGCATGAAGGAGCGGGCCATCATCCTCAACGGCTATTCCAAAACCTACGCCATGACCGGCTGGCGGGTGGGATACGGCCTGATGCCAACAGCGCTGGTGGAGCACATGGCCCGGCTGATGACCAACATCAATTCCTGCACCGCCACCTTTAGCCAGGTGGCCTGCATCGAGGCTTTAAAAGGCCCGCAGGACGAGGTCACCGCCATGATGACCGAGTTTAAGAAGCGCCGCGACTATATTGTGAACAGGATAAATAAAATACCGAAGGTATCCTGCCGCAAGCCCGCCGGAGCCTTCTACATCTTCGTCAACGTCAAGCAGACCGGGATGGACGCCCGAAAATTTACCGATTTCCTTTTGAACGACTGCGGGATCTGCGCCCTGGCCGGGGCCAACTTCGGGGCCGAGGGCGAGGGCTATGTCCGCTTTTCCTACGCCAACACTATTGAGAACCTGGCCGAAGCGGCCGACCGGATAGAAAAAGCTTTGGCGAAATAAATGATTTTTTAGTTTGGCAGAATATTACCGGGTATTCGTGGCGCCTGGAAGATTCTTCGAGGATGCAGGCAGGATAAGGATCGGCTTTGG
It encodes:
- a CDS encoding pyridoxal phosphate-dependent aminotransferase codes for the protein MKFAAKMEKLKVETAFEMMAKAKKLEAEGKKIIHLEIGEPDFDTPKNIKEAAKKALDAGQTHYGPSAGLPEHRKAIAEYYSKRIGIPYGPEHVVVTPGAKPIMSFAITALLEEGDECLVPDPGFPIYQSMVKFNGGVPIPLPLREENDFRLDVKELRSKITKKTRLIILNSPHNPTGGILTRDDLKAVADISVNSDIPVLSDEIYDRMIYDGKFVSIAQFDGMKERAIILNGYSKTYAMTGWRVGYGLMPTALVEHMARLMTNINSCTATFSQVACIEALKGPQDEVTAMMTEFKKRRDYIVNRINKIPKVSCRKPAGAFYIFVNVKQTGMDARKFTDFLLNDCGICALAGANFGAEGEGYVRFSYANTIENLAEAADRIEKALAK
- a CDS encoding TMEM165/GDT1 family protein encodes the protein MNWKIFGAAFVTLFLAELGDKTQLAVITMTAESRSWLSVFLGGSLALVCVTLIGALFGQAIIKVIPQNILHYIAGGLFIVMGILAILGKL